Proteins co-encoded in one Sulfuricystis thermophila genomic window:
- a CDS encoding YgaP family membrane protein → MKQNVGGIDRVLRIIVGLALIAWALMGGPVWAWIGIVPLGTGLVGFCALYPLLGINTCPSKK, encoded by the coding sequence ATGAAACAAAACGTTGGTGGTATCGACCGTGTGCTGCGCATCATCGTCGGCCTGGCCCTGATCGCCTGGGCGTTGATGGGCGGGCCCGTCTGGGCCTGGATCGGCATCGTGCCGCTGGGCACGGGCCTGGTCGGCTTCTGCGCGTTGTATCCTCTCTTGGGCATCAATACCTGCCCGAGCAAAAAATAA
- a CDS encoding M3 family metallopeptidase, with product MNMNPLLDFSGLPRFAGIRPEHVAPAIRQLIAEYREVLARLERPETPPTWDDFVQPLTDAGERLGRAWGVVGHLHGVNDVPEWREAYNAMLPEVTRFYAELGQNLALYEKFKALAASPEYARLNPVRRRIVDHELRDFRLAGAELPEEHKPRFQAIQEELSALGAKFSENLLDATNAHAEWVTDEARLAGLPEDVKAAARAAAQRDGKPGWKFTLHAPSYLPVMQYADDRELRYRLYRAYATRAAEFGPAEWDNGPLIERILELRAEEARMLGFANYAELSLTPKMADSPAQVAAFLRDLAARARPFAERDLSELKDFAARELGLERLESWDISWASEKLKQARYSFSDDEVKQYFPEHKVLEGLFRCVETLFGVEMLPDAAPAWHPEVRFFRIERQGRLVGHFFLDLYARETKRGGAWMADAISRRRRQDGTIQTPVAYLCCNFPAPVGGKPALFTHDDVLTLFHETGHGLHHLLTEVEELAVSGIDGVEWDAIELPSQFMENFCWEWDVLKAMTAHVDTGEPLPRALYDKMIAAKNFQSGLFTLRQIEFALFDLRLHWEGRNDFMTVLDEVRREVAVVMPPEWNRFPHSFSHIFAGGYAAGYYSYKWAEVLSADAYAAFEEVAPEIGTVLDAATGERFWREILAVGGSRPALESFKAFRGREPSPEALLRHNGMVATTS from the coding sequence ATGAACATGAACCCACTGCTCGATTTTTCCGGGCTGCCGCGCTTTGCGGGGATCCGGCCCGAACATGTCGCTCCGGCGATCCGCCAGTTGATCGCAGAGTACCGTGAGGTGCTCGCCCGGCTGGAGCGTCCCGAGACGCCCCCCACCTGGGATGACTTCGTCCAGCCGCTGACCGACGCCGGCGAACGGCTCGGCCGCGCCTGGGGCGTGGTCGGCCACCTGCATGGGGTCAATGACGTGCCCGAATGGCGCGAAGCCTACAACGCGATGCTGCCGGAGGTGACGCGCTTTTATGCCGAGCTGGGCCAGAATCTCGCGCTCTACGAAAAATTCAAGGCGCTCGCCGCGAGCCCCGAGTATGCGCGACTCAATCCCGTGCGGCGACGCATCGTCGACCACGAGCTGCGCGATTTCCGCCTTGCCGGCGCGGAACTGCCGGAGGAGCACAAGCCGCGCTTCCAGGCCATTCAGGAGGAACTGTCGGCGCTCGGCGCGAAGTTTTCCGAGAATCTGCTCGATGCCACCAATGCCCATGCCGAATGGGTGACGGACGAGGCGCGGCTGGCTGGGCTGCCGGAGGACGTCAAGGCTGCGGCGCGCGCGGCGGCGCAACGCGACGGCAAGCCGGGCTGGAAGTTTACGCTGCACGCCCCATCGTATCTGCCGGTGATGCAATACGCCGACGACCGCGAGCTGCGTTACCGCCTGTATCGCGCCTATGCGACGCGCGCAGCGGAATTCGGTCCTGCCGAATGGGACAACGGGCCGCTGATCGAACGCATCCTGGAGCTGCGCGCCGAGGAAGCGCGCATGCTCGGCTTCGCCAACTATGCCGAGCTGTCATTGACGCCGAAAATGGCCGATTCGCCGGCACAGGTCGCCGCCTTCCTGCGCGATCTGGCGGCCAGGGCGCGGCCGTTCGCCGAGCGCGATCTTTCTGAGCTGAAAGATTTTGCCGCACGCGAGCTGGGGCTCGAGCGCCTCGAAAGCTGGGACATCTCCTGGGCTTCGGAAAAGCTCAAGCAGGCGCGCTACAGTTTTTCCGACGACGAGGTCAAGCAGTATTTTCCCGAGCACAAGGTGCTCGAAGGACTATTCCGCTGTGTCGAGACGCTGTTCGGCGTCGAGATGCTGCCCGATGCCGCGCCCGCCTGGCATCCCGAGGTGCGCTTCTTTCGCATCGAGCGGCAGGGGCGGCTCGTCGGCCATTTCTTTCTCGATCTCTACGCACGCGAAACCAAGCGCGGCGGCGCCTGGATGGCCGACGCGATCTCCCGGCGGCGCAGACAAGACGGCACGATCCAGACACCGGTGGCCTATCTGTGCTGCAATTTCCCCGCGCCGGTGGGCGGCAAGCCGGCGCTATTCACCCACGACGACGTGCTGACGCTGTTCCATGAAACCGGCCACGGGCTGCATCACTTGCTCACCGAAGTCGAGGAACTGGCCGTTTCCGGCATCGATGGCGTGGAATGGGATGCCATCGAGCTGCCCAGTCAGTTCATGGAAAACTTCTGCTGGGAATGGGATGTCTTGAAAGCCATGACCGCGCATGTCGACACCGGTGAGCCGTTGCCGCGCGCCCTCTATGACAAGATGATCGCGGCGAAGAACTTCCAGAGCGGCCTGTTCACACTGCGGCAGATCGAATTCGCGCTGTTCGACCTGCGCTTACACTGGGAAGGCCGCAATGATTTCATGACCGTGCTCGACGAGGTGCGCCGCGAGGTCGCGGTGGTCATGCCACCCGAGTGGAACCGTTTCCCGCACAGCTTCTCGCACATCTTCGCCGGCGGTTATGCGGCCGGCTATTACAGCTACAAATGGGCCGAGGTGCTCTCCGCCGATGCCTATGCCGCCTTCGAGGAGGTCGCACCGGAAATCGGCACGGTGCTCGATGCGGCGACCGGCGAGCGCTTCTGGCGCGAAATCCTCGCCGTCGGCGGTTCGCGTCCGGCGCTGGAATCCTTCAAGGCCTTCCGCGGCCGCGAGCCCTCGCCCGAGGCGCTGTTGCGACATAATGGCATGGTCGCCACGACTTCCTGA
- a CDS encoding glutaredoxin family protein has protein sequence MKHAAWFWAGMFTVATAQAQYYRWVDEQGKVHYGDRPPPAMAGKAQVMRHGVPAPDRELPYAVREAMANFPVTLFVSADCKEGCEAGRDYLKARGIPFTEKSVATKEDVEALKKLIGGDEAAVPVLAAGSKTVVGWRLADWQRLLDAAGYPNAHVGNRRP, from the coding sequence ATGAAACATGCTGCATGGTTCTGGGCCGGGATGTTCACGGTGGCCACTGCGCAGGCCCAGTACTATCGCTGGGTGGACGAGCAGGGCAAGGTGCATTATGGCGACCGCCCACCACCTGCGATGGCGGGCAAGGCGCAGGTGATGCGGCATGGTGTGCCGGCGCCGGATCGGGAGCTTCCCTACGCGGTGCGTGAGGCGATGGCGAATTTCCCCGTGACGCTGTTCGTGAGCGCCGACTGCAAGGAAGGCTGCGAGGCCGGGCGCGACTACCTCAAGGCGCGCGGCATCCCCTTCACCGAAAAGTCCGTCGCGACGAAGGAAGACGTCGAGGCGCTCAAGAAACTCATTGGCGGTGACGAGGCTGCGGTGCCGGTGCTCGCCGCCGGGTCGAAAACCGTGGTCGGCTGGCGCCTGGCCGACTGGCAGCGCCTGCTCGACGCGGCGGGCTATCCGAACGCGCATGTCGGCAACCGTCGCCCTTGA
- a CDS encoding M23 family metallopeptidase produces the protein MATARSITLTGRHLALAIGLLIVTVLVLSTMFSYLTVRHAAEMRLPFLEQMLRNISLEEAAKTRDLVRENLVNMATRLGHMQAQLMELDSLGERLAGMAGVKIKDLKPAPAAKSAQGGPLVAPDNLDAQALQRALDDLSRQVEAKSEALASLENRIFDERIRKSSLPTSNPVPDGVRASGFGWRTDPFTGQMALHEGIDFTAEPGTPIFAAAPGIVLNVERHPEYGNVVDIDHGDDLVTRYAHASLVLVKPGEFVRRGQQIAAVGSTGRSTGPHLHFEVRLKGVPQNPARFLASGETDKRVAKR, from the coding sequence ATGGCGACTGCCCGCAGTATCACTTTGACCGGGCGTCATCTGGCCTTGGCCATCGGCCTGCTGATCGTCACGGTGCTGGTGCTCTCGACGATGTTTTCCTATCTGACGGTGCGCCATGCCGCCGAAATGCGCCTGCCTTTCCTGGAGCAGATGCTACGCAACATCAGCCTCGAGGAGGCGGCGAAGACGCGTGACCTGGTGCGCGAGAACCTGGTCAACATGGCGACCCGCTTGGGCCACATGCAGGCCCAGCTGATGGAGCTCGACTCTTTGGGCGAGCGGCTGGCGGGCATGGCGGGCGTCAAGATCAAGGACCTCAAGCCTGCGCCTGCGGCAAAGAGCGCCCAGGGCGGCCCGCTGGTTGCGCCGGACAACCTCGATGCACAGGCCTTGCAACGCGCCCTGGACGATCTCTCGCGGCAGGTCGAAGCGAAGAGCGAGGCGTTGGCGAGTCTGGAGAATCGGATTTTCGACGAGCGCATCCGCAAGAGCTCGTTGCCGACATCGAATCCCGTACCTGACGGGGTGCGTGCTTCGGGTTTCGGCTGGCGTACCGATCCTTTCACCGGTCAGATGGCACTGCATGAGGGGATCGATTTCACCGCCGAGCCCGGCACGCCGATTTTCGCGGCGGCCCCCGGGATCGTGCTCAATGTCGAGCGCCACCCCGAATATGGCAACGTCGTGGATATCGATCACGGTGACGATCTGGTCACACGCTATGCACATGCTTCGCTGGTTCTGGTCAAGCCGGGCGAGTTCGTCCGGCGCGGCCAGCAGATCGCCGCCGTCGGTAGTACCGGTCGATCGACCGGCCCGCATCTGCATTTCGAGGTACGCTTGAAGGGCGTGCCGCAAAATCCTGCCCGCTTCCTCGCGAGCGGCGAAACCGACAAGCGGGTGGCGAAGCGCTGA
- the xth gene encoding exodeoxyribonuclease III, whose protein sequence is MKIATWNVNSLKVRLPHLIGWLATAQPDVVCLQETKTEDAGFPFAELAAAGYHAIHNGQKTYNGVAILSRTEPADIVRELPGFADAQKRLLAATVGPVRFVCAYMPNGQAVGSDKYAYKLQWLDALARWLGEEMRRHPQLALLGDFNIAPEDRDVHDPLAWQGQVLCSEPEREAFRRLLGLGLVDAFRLFDQPEKSFSWWDYRMMAFRRNHGLRIDHILVSPELAARCKNCFIDKAPRKLERPSDHAPVVAEFAL, encoded by the coding sequence TTGAAGATCGCCACCTGGAACGTCAATTCGCTCAAGGTCAGGCTGCCACATCTGATCGGCTGGCTGGCGACGGCGCAGCCGGACGTGGTCTGTTTGCAGGAAACCAAGACCGAGGATGCCGGCTTTCCGTTCGCCGAGCTCGCGGCGGCCGGCTATCACGCGATCCACAACGGGCAGAAGACCTACAACGGCGTGGCGATCCTTTCGCGCACGGAACCCGCCGACATCGTCCGCGAGCTGCCAGGCTTTGCGGACGCCCAGAAACGTTTGCTTGCAGCAACGGTGGGCCCGGTGCGCTTCGTCTGCGCCTACATGCCGAACGGCCAGGCGGTGGGTTCCGACAAATATGCCTACAAGCTGCAATGGCTCGACGCGCTCGCCCGCTGGCTTGGCGAAGAAATGCGGCGCCATCCGCAACTGGCCCTGCTGGGTGACTTCAACATCGCGCCCGAAGACCGCGACGTGCATGATCCGCTGGCCTGGCAGGGACAGGTGCTCTGCAGTGAACCCGAGCGCGAGGCTTTCCGGCGACTGCTCGGGCTGGGGCTGGTCGATGCCTTTCGCCTCTTCGATCAGCCGGAAAAGAGTTTCAGCTGGTGGGATTACCGCATGATGGCCTTCCGCCGCAACCACGGTCTGCGCATCGACCACATCCTGGTTTCGCCGGAGCTTGCCGCACGCTGTAAAAACTGCTTCATCGACAAGGCGCCGCGCAAGCTGGAGCGGCCTTCCGATCATGCTCCCGTCGTCGCGGAGTTCGCGTTGTGA
- the mtnA gene encoding S-methyl-5-thioribose-1-phosphate isomerase — protein MNELSTIAEDGGDIVILDQTKLPRETTYQRLKTLADAAHAIRSMQVRGAPLIGATAAYGVALGLREGKPLDEILATLAATRPTAVNLHWALERMRRVLEKSALAERLPRAWEEARAIAREDREANAAIGRHGLAVLEAIVERKGAVSVMTHCNAGWLATVAHGTALAPIYAAHAAGLAVHVWVSETRPRNQGRLTAWELAQSQVPHTFIADNAAGLLMMQGKVDVVIVGADRIAANGDTANKVGTYLKALAAHAHEVPFYVAAPVSTIDFACPNGAQIPIEERAAEEFGELHTPVANPAFDITPAALISGIITERGIVAANELLRLKP, from the coding sequence TTGAACGAGCTCTCTACCATCGCCGAAGACGGCGGCGACATCGTCATCCTCGATCAGACGAAGCTGCCGCGCGAGACGACTTATCAGCGGCTGAAGACCTTGGCCGATGCCGCTCATGCGATCCGCTCGATGCAGGTGCGCGGCGCGCCCTTGATCGGCGCCACGGCGGCCTATGGCGTCGCGCTGGGTCTCCGGGAAGGCAAACCGCTCGACGAAATCCTCGCCACGCTTGCTGCGACACGGCCGACGGCCGTCAATCTGCATTGGGCGCTGGAGAGGATGCGCCGCGTGCTCGAAAAATCGGCGCTGGCGGAACGGCTCCCGCGCGCCTGGGAAGAGGCGCGCGCCATCGCTCGCGAGGACCGTGAGGCGAATGCTGCGATCGGGCGGCATGGTCTGGCCGTTCTCGAAGCCATCGTCGAGCGCAAGGGTGCCGTCTCGGTGATGACCCATTGCAATGCCGGTTGGCTGGCCACCGTCGCCCACGGCACGGCGCTGGCGCCGATCTATGCCGCCCACGCAGCGGGACTCGCCGTGCATGTCTGGGTTTCCGAAACCCGCCCGCGCAACCAGGGTCGGCTCACCGCCTGGGAACTCGCGCAGTCGCAGGTTCCCCATACGTTCATCGCCGACAATGCTGCGGGCCTGCTGATGATGCAAGGCAAGGTGGATGTTGTGATCGTCGGCGCCGACCGCATCGCCGCCAATGGCGATACCGCCAACAAGGTCGGCACCTATCTGAAGGCGCTCGCCGCCCATGCGCACGAGGTGCCGTTCTATGTCGCGGCGCCGGTGTCGACGATCGATTTCGCCTGCCCAAATGGCGCGCAGATCCCGATCGAGGAGCGTGCCGCGGAGGAATTCGGCGAACTGCACACACCGGTCGCCAACCCGGCCTTCGACATCACGCCGGCCGCACTGATCTCCGGCATCATCACCGAACGCGGGATCGTCGCCGCGAATGAGCTCCTGCGACTGAAGCCATGA
- a CDS encoding Crp/Fnr family transcriptional regulator: MSLDALYPVLRELPDELRTRIAATIQPMSVPGGTVLFDERQPCQGFPFVLSGCIRVLKRAANGRELPLYKVLPGESCIITSSCLLGHADYNACGVTEGETRLALLPRPMFDELLETPSFRDFVFALFAERIADLMQLIEEVAFRKLDQRLANLLLGKGRQLNVTHQQLADELGSVREMVSRLLKGFADQGLVRLGREQIEILDPAGLRRIAA, from the coding sequence GTGAGTCTCGATGCGCTCTACCCGGTGCTTCGCGAGCTGCCAGACGAACTACGCACCCGCATCGCCGCGACGATCCAGCCGATGAGCGTGCCGGGCGGCACGGTGCTGTTCGATGAACGCCAGCCCTGCCAGGGTTTTCCCTTCGTGCTCTCGGGTTGCATCCGTGTGCTCAAGCGGGCGGCCAACGGCCGCGAGCTGCCACTTTACAAGGTGCTGCCTGGAGAGAGCTGCATCATCACCTCGAGCTGTTTGCTCGGCCACGCCGATTACAACGCCTGCGGTGTGACGGAAGGCGAGACCCGTTTGGCGCTGTTGCCGCGCCCGATGTTCGATGAGCTGCTCGAGACGCCGTCTTTCCGTGATTTCGTCTTCGCGCTGTTCGCCGAGCGCATCGCCGATTTGATGCAACTCATCGAAGAAGTCGCTTTCCGCAAGCTCGACCAGCGGCTCGCCAACCTGTTGCTCGGCAAGGGCCGGCAATTGAATGTCACTCACCAGCAACTCGCCGACGAACTCGGCAGCGTACGCGAGATGGTCAGCCGGCTGTTGAAGGGCTTCGCCGATCAGGGACTGGTGCGGCTCGGGCGCGAGCAGATCGAGATCCTCGATCCTGCCGGCTTGCGCAGGATCGCGGCCTAA
- the secA gene encoding preprotein translocase subunit SecA — protein MISNLLKKIFGSRNDRLLKQYSAVVRTINALEPRIQALSDDELAAQTPAFKARLANGEPLDSLLPEAFAVVREAARRVLGMRHFDVQLIGGMVLNDNKIAEMRTGEGKTLVATLPAYLNALTGQGVHVVTVNDYLASRDAAWMGRVYNFLGLTVGCNLPHMDHAAKQAAYAADITYGTNGEFGFDYLRDNMVYSASERVQRGLNYAIVDEVDSILIDEARTPLIISGQAEQHTDLYVKMNAVPPLLEKGVAAQSPEEKDTGDFIVDLKAHSVLLTEQGHEKAERILAQMGLLPEGSSLYDPHNILLIHHLYAALRAHHLFHRDQHYVVQNGEVIIVDEFTGRLMVGRRWSDGLHQAVEAKEGVPIQSENQTLASITFQNYFRMYKKLAGMTGTADTEAYEFQQIYGLETVVIPTNKPMIRKDLNDQIYRTAKEKYQAILNDIKDCHQRGQPVLVGTTSIENSELLSGLLDKEKLPHQVLNAKQHAREAEIVAQAGRPGMITIATNMAGRGTDIVLGGNVEKQIEMIRADAKLSPEAKEAKIATLKSEWAQLHEQVIKAGGLHIIGSERHESRRIDNQLRGRAGRQGDPGSSRFYLSLEDPLLKIFAGDRLNAIMVRLKMPEGEPIEHPLVTRSLESAQRKVEQRNFDIRKQLLEYDDVANDQRKVIYQQRNELLDAADISDTIHAMRQGVIHDLFREFVPPESVEEQWNLAGLETALAGELALKLPVVQWVKDDPKLNDDDLLKRILDAADAAYAEKVAKVDLAAWQGFERSVMLQSLDNHWREHLAALDHLRQGIHLRGYAQKNPKQEYKREAFELFEALLNTVRNEVTRLLMTVEIRSEAQIEEVEQTHPRVENVQYHHADYEEALASAATAEKKPQPLERALPKVGRNDPCPCGSGKKYKHCHGKLS, from the coding sequence ATGATTTCCAATTTGCTCAAGAAAATCTTCGGCAGCCGCAACGACCGGCTGCTGAAGCAGTATTCGGCTGTCGTCAGGACCATCAATGCGCTCGAACCGCGCATCCAGGCCTTGTCCGACGACGAATTGGCAGCCCAGACGCCAGCCTTCAAAGCGCGGCTGGCCAATGGCGAGCCGCTCGACAGCCTGTTGCCCGAAGCGTTCGCGGTGGTGCGCGAAGCGGCGCGGCGTGTGCTCGGCATGCGCCACTTCGACGTCCAGCTGATCGGCGGCATGGTGCTCAACGACAACAAGATCGCCGAGATGCGCACTGGCGAGGGCAAGACCCTGGTGGCGACACTGCCGGCGTATCTCAATGCGCTGACCGGCCAGGGCGTGCATGTCGTCACCGTCAACGATTACCTCGCCAGCCGTGACGCGGCCTGGATGGGGCGTGTCTACAACTTCCTCGGCCTCACGGTGGGCTGCAATCTGCCGCACATGGATCACGCCGCCAAGCAGGCCGCCTATGCCGCCGACATCACCTATGGCACCAATGGCGAGTTCGGTTTCGATTACCTGCGCGACAACATGGTCTATTCCGCCAGCGAGCGGGTGCAGCGCGGACTGAACTACGCGATCGTGGATGAGGTCGACTCGATCCTCATCGACGAGGCGAGAACGCCGCTGATCATCTCCGGCCAGGCCGAGCAGCACACCGATCTCTACGTCAAGATGAATGCCGTGCCGCCCTTGCTGGAAAAAGGCGTCGCGGCGCAGAGCCCGGAAGAGAAGGACACGGGCGACTTCATCGTCGATCTCAAGGCCCATTCGGTGCTGCTCACCGAGCAGGGGCACGAAAAGGCAGAGCGCATCCTCGCCCAGATGGGCCTGCTGCCGGAGGGCAGCAGCCTCTACGACCCGCACAACATCCTGCTGATCCACCATCTCTATGCCGCGCTGCGTGCACACCACCTGTTTCACCGCGACCAGCATTACGTGGTGCAGAACGGCGAGGTGATCATCGTCGATGAATTCACCGGCCGCCTGATGGTCGGGCGGCGCTGGTCCGATGGGCTGCATCAGGCGGTGGAGGCGAAGGAGGGCGTGCCGATCCAGTCGGAAAACCAGACGCTGGCCTCGATCACCTTCCAGAACTACTTCCGCATGTACAAGAAGCTGGCCGGCATGACCGGTACGGCCGACACGGAAGCCTACGAATTCCAGCAGATCTATGGTCTCGAGACGGTGGTCATCCCGACCAACAAGCCGATGATCCGTAAGGATCTGAACGACCAGATCTACCGCACGGCGAAGGAGAAATACCAGGCGATCCTCAATGACATCAAGGATTGCCACCAGCGCGGCCAGCCGGTGCTGGTCGGCACCACCTCGATCGAGAACTCCGAACTGCTCTCCGGGCTGCTCGACAAGGAAAAGTTGCCGCATCAGGTGTTGAACGCGAAGCAGCACGCGCGCGAGGCCGAGATCGTCGCCCAGGCCGGCCGACCGGGCATGATCACCATCGCCACCAACATGGCCGGCCGCGGCACCGACATCGTGCTCGGCGGCAACGTCGAAAAGCAGATCGAGATGATCCGCGCCGATGCGAAGCTCTCGCCCGAAGCGAAGGAGGCGAAGATCGCAACGCTGAAGAGCGAATGGGCACAGCTTCACGAGCAGGTGATCAAGGCCGGGGGGCTACACATCATCGGCTCCGAGCGTCATGAATCGCGGCGCATCGACAACCAGTTGCGCGGTCGCGCCGGCCGCCAGGGCGATCCGGGTTCCTCGCGCTTCTATCTGTCGCTCGAAGACCCGCTCTTGAAGATCTTCGCCGGCGATCGCCTGAATGCGATCATGGTGCGCCTGAAGATGCCGGAAGGCGAACCGATCGAGCATCCGCTGGTCACGCGTTCGCTCGAATCGGCGCAGCGCAAGGTGGAACAGCGCAACTTCGACATCCGCAAGCAGCTGCTCGAATATGACGATGTCGCCAACGACCAGCGCAAGGTGATCTACCAGCAGAGGAACGAGCTGCTCGATGCCGCGGATATTTCCGACACGATTCATGCCATGCGCCAGGGGGTGATACACGATCTGTTCCGTGAGTTCGTCCCCCCCGAGAGCGTCGAGGAGCAGTGGAACCTGGCCGGCCTCGAAACGGCGCTGGCCGGCGAGCTGGCGCTCAAGCTGCCGGTCGTGCAATGGGTCAAGGATGATCCCAAGCTCAACGACGACGATCTGTTGAAGCGCATCCTCGATGCCGCCGATGCCGCCTATGCGGAGAAGGTGGCGAAGGTGGATCTCGCTGCCTGGCAGGGCTTCGAGCGCAGTGTGATGCTGCAAAGCCTCGACAACCACTGGCGCGAGCATCTCGCCGCACTCGATCATCTGCGTCAGGGCATCCACCTGCGTGGCTACGCGCAGAAGAATCCGAAGCAGGAATACAAGCGCGAGGCCTTCGAGCTGTTCGAGGCTTTACTGAACACGGTGCGCAACGAGGTCACGCGTCTGTTGATGACCGTCGAGATTCGCAGCGAAGCGCAGATCGAGGAAGTCGAGCAGACTCATCCGCGGGTCGAGAACGTGCAGTATCACCATGCCGACTACGAAGAAGCGCTCGCCAGCGCGGCCACGGCCGAGAAAAAGCCCCAGCCGCTGGAGCGCGCCTTGCCCAAGGTCGGCAGGAACGACCCCTGCCCCTGCGGTTCCGGCAAGAAGTACAAGCACTGTCACGGCAAGTTGAGTTGA
- a CDS encoding DciA family protein has translation MSARKRGSLTDHLADNDSFARLADQAERLGQLQALLDAMLPIHLATAARVANLKRGKVVIHADSGAVAVKLRQLGPRLAAGFVQQGQEVSGIEVRVQPGGRISQPQRKIRPKELGIRPKQSLTSLAAGLPEDSPLKAALERLLATTRK, from the coding sequence ATGTCTGCTCGCAAACGCGGATCGCTGACCGATCATCTCGCCGACAACGACAGCTTTGCCCGGCTTGCCGACCAGGCGGAACGCCTAGGCCAGCTGCAGGCTTTACTCGACGCGATGCTGCCGATCCATCTGGCAACCGCAGCGCGCGTCGCCAATCTCAAGCGGGGCAAAGTCGTCATCCACGCCGACAGCGGCGCGGTCGCGGTCAAGCTCAGGCAATTGGGGCCGAGGCTCGCCGCAGGGTTCGTTCAACAGGGGCAAGAGGTTAGCGGAATCGAGGTGAGGGTGCAACCCGGCGGACGCATTTCGCAGCCACAGCGGAAAATCCGTCCGAAAGAACTGGGCATCCGGCCGAAGCAGTCACTCACCTCACTGGCCGCCGGGCTGCCCGAGGACTCGCCGCTCAAGGCGGCGCTCGAACGGCTGCTGGCAACGACTAGAAAATGA
- the lpxC gene encoding UDP-3-O-acyl-N-acetylglucosamine deacetylase, protein MLKQRTLKSIVKTTGVGLHSGARVTLVLRPAQPDTGIVFHRVDLDPVVDIKADALAVGDTRLASCLEKDGAKLATVEHLMSALAGLGIDNAHVDVDAEEIPILDGSAAPFVFLIQSAGIEEQNAPKRFLRVKKVVEVEDGDKWARLSPYEGFRLEFSIQFNHPAVDKSGTRVAIDFADQSYIRNIARARTFGFMQDIETMQAQGLALGGSLDNAIVMDEYRVLNPDGLRVPDEFVRHKVLDAIGDLYLVGAPLLAAFSAHKSGHALNNRLLRALLADATAWEWVSFEQPATTPARVAHLYPDVQFA, encoded by the coding sequence ATGTTGAAGCAGCGCACCCTCAAGTCCATCGTCAAGACCACTGGCGTCGGCCTCCATTCCGGCGCCAGGGTGACGCTCGTGCTGCGTCCGGCCCAGCCGGATACGGGCATCGTTTTCCATCGCGTCGATCTGGATCCGGTCGTCGATATCAAGGCGGATGCGCTGGCGGTGGGCGATACACGTCTGGCCTCCTGCCTGGAAAAGGATGGCGCGAAGCTTGCAACCGTCGAGCATCTGATGTCCGCGCTGGCGGGGTTGGGCATCGACAACGCCCATGTCGATGTCGATGCCGAGGAGATCCCGATCCTCGACGGCTCCGCGGCGCCTTTCGTGTTCTTGATCCAGTCGGCGGGCATCGAGGAACAGAATGCCCCGAAACGTTTTCTGCGTGTCAAAAAGGTCGTCGAGGTCGAGGACGGCGACAAATGGGCCCGTCTATCACCCTACGAGGGCTTTCGCCTCGAATTCTCGATCCAGTTCAACCACCCGGCGGTCGACAAATCCGGCACGCGCGTGGCGATCGATTTCGCCGACCAGTCCTATATCCGCAACATCGCCCGGGCGCGCACCTTTGGTTTCATGCAGGACATCGAAACGATGCAGGCGCAGGGGCTTGCGCTCGGCGGCAGCCTCGACAACGCGATCGTGATGGATGAATACCGCGTGCTCAACCCGGACGGCCTGCGCGTGCCCGATGAGTTCGTGCGTCACAAGGTGCTCGATGCGATCGGCGATCTGTATCTCGTCGGCGCGCCGTTGTTGGCCGCCTTCAGCGCGCACAAGTCTGGCCACGCGCTGAACAACCGGCTGCTGCGCGCCTTGCTGGCGGATGCGACGGCCTGGGAATGGGTGAGCTTCGAGCAGCCGGCGACGACGCCGGCGCGCGTCGCTCACCTGTACCCGGACGTTCAGTTCGCCTGA